In Roseibium algicola, the DNA window GTCGGGTCGAGCGCCGGCGGGTAGTTCTGGCCTTCGGCGACCGCGATCGAGGTTTCGGGCGCCAGCATGAAGTTCAGGAGTTCCTCGCAGGCTTCCATGGGCGAGCCCTTGATCACGAACAGGCATTCCTGCCAGCCGAAACCGTTGGGCGGATCGATATAGCCGATGTCATGGCCCTGCTCCTGAAGGGCGTAGATCCGGCCGGACCAGCCCTCGGTAACGTAAATTTCCTCTTCAGCCAGAAGGCTCATCAGTTCCGCGCCGGACTGCCAGTATTTCAACAGCAGATCGCGGTTGGTGCGCACAGCCTGCCAGACGGCATCCATATCCGTTGCGTTGTTCGGATCCTGGTCGGTCTGCAACGATGCGTACCAGATGCGGGTGCGCCAGTCGGACCAGCCGCCGATCTTGCCCTTGTAGGCTTCGTCGATCAGGAGCTTTGCACCCTTTTCCTTGGCTTCGTCGTCGGAGATGTATTTCCGGTTATAGGCAATGCCTGTGGTGCCGTAGTCATAAGGCACGCAGGACAGCTTGCCGTCGGTGACACCGCGGAAGACGTCGGTGAGTTTCGGGATCACGTATTTCAGGTTCGGGATGTTGTCCTCGTTGAGCGTCGAGTTCAGCCCGAGATTGACATAGCGTGCGTAGTCGAAGACGCCTGACAGGTGCGCGATATTATATTCGCCTTCCTGGCTGGCCTTGACGCGCGACAGATATTCATCACCGCCGCCGAATGTTCCATCGACAACCTTGATGCCGGTCTTTTCGGTGTAGGGATCGAAGGCATATTTGCGGAAGGCTTCCGAGACGACCCCGCCCCAGCCGTCGAAGCGGACTTCCTCCGTCGCAGCCATGGCATGGCGGGCAAAGGGTGTCTGCACACCGTAGGCGAGACCGGCTGCCCCGATCAGGCCAAGGAACTTGCGGCGGTCGAGATCACCGTTGAGATAGCGTTCGCGCAGACGCTCATAGCGTTTGGTATTGTCCATCTTGTTTTCCACTCTGGTTCTTGTGTCGGTTTCTTGCTTTGATCGCGCGGTTCTAACCGCCGCGCTGCATGGCCATCCGCCGGGCGATTGCCAGCCCGAGAAGCGGCAGGCCGACGGTCAGGAAAATCATCACGGTGCCGAGCGCGTTGATCTCCGGGGAGATGGAATTGCGCAGCATGGCAAAGATCTGGGTGGGCACGGTTTCGACCCCGCCCGGCTTCCAGAACAAGGTGCCGGTGATGTCGTCGAAGCTGATGGTGAAGGCGAACAGCATGCCGGCGAAGACGGCAGGTGCCAGCAGCGGCAGCGTGATCTGGAAAAAAGCCTGCACGGGACTTGCGCCAAGGCTGAGTGCGGCTTCCTCGTAATCGCGGCGGATGCCGACAAGGCGGGCCTGCACCACAAGGATGACAAAGGGCAGCGTGAAGATGACGTGCCCCATCAGGAGCAGGAAAAAGCTCTTGTTGATCGACAGGAAATTCAGGAACAGCAACAAGGCGACCGCCAGCACCACCTCAGGCACCAGGATCGGCGCAATCAGGAGGGTGGAGATCAGGTTGCGGCCGGGCACCTCGTAGCGCACCAGGGCAAGACTTGCCAGAACGCCAAGTGTCGTGGAGATCAGCGCGGTCAGGGCACCAAGGACAATCGAGGTCTGGAATGCCCGCAGGATGGCGTCGTTTCCGGCCAGTTCGACGAACCAGCGGAACGAGAAGCCGGTCATCGGAAAACTGCCGAACTGGCTGGCGTTGAAGCTGAGCAGAACCACCACCGCGACCGGCAGGAACATGAACAGATAGACCAGCAGCGTGTAGGCCCGGATCAGTTGCCACCCCATCAGCCAAGCCCCTTCATCAGTTGGCCCATGCCGAGATAGTGGTTGTAGATCAGCACCAGGGCGCCGAGAACGGCGAGCAGCATGAGCGAGAGCGCAGAGCCGAGCGGCCAGTTGAGCTGTGTGATGATCGCCTCGAAAACGAGGTTGGCAAACATGGCGTCCGTCGGCCCCCCCAGAACCAACGGTGTGATGTAGGTGCCCGCACTCAGCACGAAACAGAGCAGGCCTCCCGCGGCGAGCCCCGGCAGGGACAGCGGCAAGGTGACTTCCCGGAATGCCTGCCAGCGGGTGGAGCCGAGGGAACACGCCGCGTCCTCCAGCGAAACATCGATCCCTTCCAGCGCCACATAGACGTTCAACACCATGAAGGGCAGCAGGAAATGCACGAGGCCGAGGATCACGGTCGGCTCGTTGTAGAGCATCTGGACCGGTTCGGAGACGATGCCGAGGTTGAGCAGGGCCCAGTTGACCGCACCGGATACACCCAGGATGTTGATCCAGGACATGGTCCGAATGATGTAGCTGATCCAGAAAGGCAGCATCAGCAACAGCAGCAGCAAGGCCTTGTTGCCACGTGAACGGGCAATGAAATAAGCCGCCGGATAGCCCATGACGGCGCAGGCAAATGTGGTGATGGCGGCAATCCGCAGGGTACCGAGCAGGATGTCCCGATAGAAGGGATCGGTCAGCGCCTCGTTCCAGTTGTCCAGGTAAAAGCCCGCCTGGTCAGCGCCCGTGGCCGTGCGCAGCCAGAATGAATAGACGACAATAAAAACAAGCGGCACGAAAAGCAGCAGCCCCACTGCTGTGAGCGCAGGGGAAAGGAGTATCCATGGCTGTCGTTTTTCCCGCGCCTCGACGCTCATGCGCTCAAACCCTGCCAGATGCCTTGTCAAAATTGCTTGACTTCAGCGTCGCAGGCAGGTGTTCATTGATCAAATAGATAATGAAAATTATAACTATAGATCTGATCAATGGCTGATGGATTACGCCCGATCCAGGCAGAGCGGCTTGCCCGCGAACTGGACTGGAACTTGCTGAGAACCTTCATCGTCCTGGCCCAGTCCGGAAGTGTGACACGGGCGGCAGACAGACTGCGCCTCAAGCAGCCCACCGTTTCCAGCGCACTGAAGCGGCTGGAGGACCGGTTGGGACGCAAGCTCATCAATCGCAAGCCGGGTCAGTTCGAGCTGACGGAAGCCGGCGAATTGCTGTTGAAGGAAGCCATCGAGATCCAGGGTTCCATCCTGAGGCTCGGGACCCTGATGCGTGACGTCACCGACGAGATCCGCGGCCACGTCGAAATCGCCATGGCCAGTCACGTGGTTTCGCCGCTCTATGACGACACCCTGCGCGAGTTTCACGAACGGCACCCGGCCGCAACACTCACCATCAACGTTTCGGCCAGCAAGGACGCACTGGAAGCCGTCACGTCCCGCCGGGCTTCGCTCGCCGTCTGCCTGGTGCGCGAACGCAATCCAAAGCTTGAGTACCTGCGCCTTTTCCGGGAGTTTTTCGGCCTCTTCTGCGGTCCGCCTCACCCGCTTTACGGCAAGACCAACCTGACAAAGGCCGATCTTGCCGGTCAGTCCGCTGTCAGCTTCGTGACCGACCGGCTGGAAGACGCCCTTCGTCCGGTAACGCTGATGCGGGCGGAAGCGGATCTTGAAGACCGGATTGTCGGCACATCGGCCAACCTGGAAGAAGTCCGGCGCATGATCATTGCCGGACTGGGCATCGGCCCCTTGCCTGTCCACGTTGCCAAACGGGATATTCGAGAGGGTCTTTTGTGGCAACTCCCACCCTATGACGCGCTGCCGGAGATCGACGTTCATGTGGTCTGGAACCCCAAGGCGAAACTGAACCGCGCCGAACAGGCTCTTCTGGACATGCTGCTGGAA includes these proteins:
- a CDS encoding extracellular solute-binding protein codes for the protein MDNTKRYERLRERYLNGDLDRRKFLGLIGAAGLAYGVQTPFARHAMAATEEVRFDGWGGVVSEAFRKYAFDPYTEKTGIKVVDGTFGGGDEYLSRVKASQEGEYNIAHLSGVFDYARYVNLGLNSTLNEDNIPNLKYVIPKLTDVFRGVTDGKLSCVPYDYGTTGIAYNRKYISDDEAKEKGAKLLIDEAYKGKIGGWSDWRTRIWYASLQTDQDPNNATDMDAVWQAVRTNRDLLLKYWQSGAELMSLLAEEEIYVTEGWSGRIYALQEQGHDIGYIDPPNGFGWQECLFVIKGSPMEACEELLNFMLAPETSIAVAEGQNYPPALDPTKVDLGKKIPTLPAFDPTGTLDGLTFANPEYWNSHEQDWSKMFGRIQKGY
- a CDS encoding ABC transporter permease, yielding MGWQLIRAYTLLVYLFMFLPVAVVVLLSFNASQFGSFPMTGFSFRWFVELAGNDAILRAFQTSIVLGALTALISTTLGVLASLALVRYEVPGRNLISTLLIAPILVPEVVLAVALLLFLNFLSINKSFFLLLMGHVIFTLPFVILVVQARLVGIRRDYEEAALSLGASPVQAFFQITLPLLAPAVFAGMLFAFTISFDDITGTLFWKPGGVETVPTQIFAMLRNSISPEINALGTVMIFLTVGLPLLGLAIARRMAMQRGG
- a CDS encoding ABC transporter permease: MSVEAREKRQPWILLSPALTAVGLLLFVPLVFIVVYSFWLRTATGADQAGFYLDNWNEALTDPFYRDILLGTLRIAAITTFACAVMGYPAAYFIARSRGNKALLLLLLMLPFWISYIIRTMSWINILGVSGAVNWALLNLGIVSEPVQMLYNEPTVILGLVHFLLPFMVLNVYVALEGIDVSLEDAACSLGSTRWQAFREVTLPLSLPGLAAGGLLCFVLSAGTYITPLVLGGPTDAMFANLVFEAIITQLNWPLGSALSLMLLAVLGALVLIYNHYLGMGQLMKGLG
- a CDS encoding LysR family transcriptional regulator, translating into MADGLRPIQAERLARELDWNLLRTFIVLAQSGSVTRAADRLRLKQPTVSSALKRLEDRLGRKLINRKPGQFELTEAGELLLKEAIEIQGSILRLGTLMRDVTDEIRGHVEIAMASHVVSPLYDDTLREFHERHPAATLTINVSASKDALEAVTSRRASLAVCLVRERNPKLEYLRLFREFFGLFCGPPHPLYGKTNLTKADLAGQSAVSFVTDRLEDALRPVTLMRAEADLEDRIVGTSANLEEVRRMIIAGLGIGPLPVHVAKRDIREGLLWQLPPYDALPEIDVHVVWNPKAKLNRAEQALLDMLLEKIRLTPIEERTYR